The proteins below come from a single Lentimicrobiaceae bacterium genomic window:
- a CDS encoding shikimate dehydrogenase has translation MLPKYGLIGFPLSHSFSKDYFTQKFTLLKVDAVYELFPLQQISDFARLLADEPQLKGLNVTIPFKKEIIPFLDELSDEAREIGAVNTISFGRRNGQTILKGWNTDARALALELREFTGETPGHALILGTGGAAAAAAYVLKQKGWSYKMLSRNKHGHPNSEIMAYNQLNMQIIKSCRLIINASPVGMFPHTNELPDLPMAWINSNHYLFDMVYNPPETRFLQEGAQRGAQTRNGLGMLIRQADMAWEIWQKESFYEK, from the coding sequence ATGTTACCAAAATACGGACTGATTGGTTTTCCGCTATCACACTCTTTTTCAAAGGATTATTTTACGCAAAAGTTCACTTTGCTCAAGGTTGATGCTGTTTATGAACTATTTCCGCTTCAGCAGATTAGTGATTTTGCAAGACTTTTGGCAGACGAACCTCAGTTGAAGGGGCTGAACGTAACCATACCATTCAAAAAAGAAATCATACCGTTTCTTGATGAGCTTTCTGATGAGGCCCGTGAGATTGGGGCAGTTAATACGATAAGTTTTGGCAGGAGAAACGGACAAACCATTCTGAAAGGATGGAACACAGATGCCAGAGCACTCGCCCTTGAACTGCGCGAATTTACCGGAGAAACGCCCGGCCATGCCCTTATACTTGGCACAGGCGGCGCTGCTGCAGCAGCAGCATACGTACTTAAACAAAAAGGCTGGTCATACAAAATGCTGAGCCGCAACAAACATGGCCATCCCAACAGTGAGATCATGGCTTACAATCAGCTGAATATGCAAATCATCAAAAGCTGCAGGCTTATTATCAATGCCAGTCCGGTCGGGATGTTTCCGCATACCAATGAACTGCCTGACCTTCCCATGGCATGGATAAACAGCAATCATTACCTGTTTGACATGGTATACAATCCGCCGGAAACGCGGTTTTTACAGGAAGGAGCCCAACGCGGAGCCCAAACCCGCAACGGCCTTGGAATGCTGATACGGCAGGCTGATATGGCCTGGGAAATATGGCAAAAAGAAAGCTTTTACGAAAAGTAA
- a CDS encoding response regulator transcription factor, with amino-acid sequence MDYQNNTILLVDDEADILDFLSYNLRKEGFTVFCSTNGKDALKVAQENKPGLIILDVMMPGADGFQVCREIRNNPALKDSVIAFLSARGEEFSQIEGFDAGADDYIRKPVKPRVFVSRVKALMRRQSHEHVNDNRLYINDIVIDKERYMVLKEGREIEMSKKEFELLLLLAKRQGKVFSREEIFTRVWGDDVIVGERTIDVHIRKIREKIGIDNIKTIKGVGYYFS; translated from the coding sequence ATGGATTATCAGAACAATACTATCCTGTTGGTTGATGACGAAGCAGATATTCTTGATTTTTTAAGCTATAATCTCAGAAAGGAAGGGTTTACAGTTTTTTGTTCGACCAATGGAAAAGATGCCCTGAAGGTAGCACAGGAAAACAAGCCTGGTCTTATTATTCTGGATGTAATGATGCCCGGGGCTGATGGTTTTCAGGTTTGCCGCGAAATCAGGAATAATCCGGCGTTAAAAGACTCTGTGATTGCTTTTTTATCGGCCAGAGGCGAAGAGTTTTCACAGATAGAGGGTTTTGATGCTGGTGCTGACGACTACATCCGGAAGCCTGTAAAACCCAGGGTTTTTGTAAGCCGTGTTAAAGCACTTATGCGCAGGCAGTCGCATGAACATGTGAATGATAATCGCTTGTATATCAATGATATTGTTATTGATAAGGAGCGTTATATGGTGTTGAAGGAAGGTCGTGAGATTGAAATGTCGAAAAAAGAGTTTGAGTTGTTGCTGCTGTTGGCTAAACGTCAGGGAAAAGTGTTTTCGCGTGAAGAGATTTTTACCCGAGTATGGGGCGACGATGTTATTGTGGGCGAGCGAACCATTGATGTTCACATCAGAAAAATCAGGGAGAAAATAGGTATCGATAACATTAAGACTATCAAAGGAGTGGGCTATTACTTTTCGTAA
- a CDS encoding NAD(P)H-hydrate dehydratase, whose product MCALKILPVEKIREADAYTIAHEPIASIELMERAALACFRWMIKNAPKEKLIRVICGVGNNGGDGLAIARLLYNEGYDVEVLVIRHADQASPDFTENFRQLGEIPELVITDIFESDPALDLTADDLIIDAILGSGLNRQATGFIAGIIEQINQSHALVISIDIPSGLFADLPAELNRQAIVRADYTLTFQTPKLAFMMAENELYTGRVHVLDIGLHATFMETCECNHLLIEKEDCRNLYRPRTLFSHKGHYGHALLIAGSTGKMGAAMLAARACLRSGVGLLTAHIPGDGFLIMQNSVHEAMVSIDPEDFCFSQMPDIAPYQAIGIGPGLGMESQTQAAFKLLIQQTHVPLVIDADALNILGENKTWISFLPAGSILTPHPKEFERIAGATANHFDRLEMLRLMAMRFKLFIILKGARTAIAAPDGTIYFNPTGNPGMATGGSGDVLTGIILGLLTSGYPARDACILGTWLHGKAGDMAARKFGQEAMLPGDIIQYLGKAFKKLY is encoded by the coding sequence ATGTGTGCCTTAAAAATTTTACCCGTCGAGAAAATAAGAGAGGCAGATGCCTACACCATAGCGCATGAACCCATCGCATCAATTGAGCTGATGGAACGAGCAGCGCTGGCCTGTTTCCGGTGGATGATCAAAAACGCACCCAAAGAAAAGCTTATCAGGGTTATATGCGGCGTGGGCAATAATGGTGGCGACGGACTGGCCATTGCGCGCCTGCTATACAACGAAGGCTATGATGTGGAAGTATTGGTAATCAGGCATGCCGATCAGGCTTCGCCCGATTTTACAGAAAACTTCAGGCAACTGGGTGAGATTCCCGAACTGGTCATTACTGATATTTTTGAAAGCGACCCGGCCCTTGATCTCACTGCTGACGATTTGATAATTGATGCCATTCTGGGATCAGGTCTCAACCGGCAGGCTACGGGGTTTATTGCCGGCATTATTGAGCAGATTAACCAAAGCCATGCCCTGGTAATCTCCATTGACATACCTTCAGGGCTTTTTGCCGACCTCCCGGCCGAACTTAACAGGCAGGCAATTGTAAGGGCCGATTACACCCTTACCTTCCAAACGCCTAAACTTGCTTTTATGATGGCCGAAAACGAACTGTACACCGGCAGGGTTCATGTGCTCGACATCGGATTGCATGCCACATTCATGGAGACGTGCGAATGCAATCATCTGCTGATTGAAAAAGAGGACTGCCGCAATTTATATCGTCCGCGAACGCTATTTTCGCACAAGGGACATTACGGCCACGCCCTGCTTATAGCCGGAAGCACAGGAAAAATGGGCGCTGCAATGTTGGCTGCCAGGGCCTGCTTGCGTTCAGGTGTGGGACTGCTTACTGCGCATATTCCGGGCGATGGATTTCTGATTATGCAAAATTCGGTACATGAAGCCATGGTAAGCATTGACCCTGAAGACTTTTGTTTTAGTCAGATGCCTGACATAGCGCCCTATCAGGCCATAGGCATTGGCCCCGGGCTGGGTATGGAATCGCAAACACAAGCTGCTTTTAAATTGCTGATACAGCAAACCCATGTTCCGTTGGTGATAGATGCCGATGCCCTCAACATTTTGGGCGAAAATAAAACCTGGATTTCCTTTTTGCCTGCGGGAAGCATCCTTACGCCTCACCCCAAAGAGTTTGAGCGTATTGCCGGAGCCACCGCCAACCACTTCGACAGACTCGAGATGCTGCGGCTGATGGCCATGCGGTTTAAGCTATTCATCATCCTCAAAGGAGCCCGCACTGCTATTGCTGCCCCCGATGGAACCATCTATTTTAACCCCACCGGCAACCCCGGAATGGCCACTGGCGGAAGCGGTGATGTACTAACCGGCATCATTCTCGGACTTCTCACTTCGGGCTACCCGGCGCGCGATGCCTGCATTTTGGGAACTTGGCTGCACGGCAAAGCCGGCGATATGGCCGCTCGCAAATTCGGACAGGAAGCCATGCTCCCCGGCGACATTATTCAATACCTGGGTAAAGCTTTTAAGAAATTGTATTAA